The Nocardia vinacea genome contains the following window.
GGATCGAGATTGCCGATGGCGTCGACGACCTGCTGATCGTCCTCGGTCTGGAAGATCTGCACCTGCAACAACCCGTGGCGGGCGAGTTCGGTGGTCATCCGGTTACCGGCCTCGATCGGCATGTCACCGACCGCCACCCTCGGCACCACATACAGCACCACGCCCCCCTTACCGCGCGCCAGATTCCGCGCGGCGACATTCGGCCGATACCCCAACTGTTCGGCGGCGGCGTAGACCGCTTCCCGGGTTCGCGCCGAAATCCGCTTGCCCTCGGCATTGTTCAGGACATAGCTGACCGTCGCGGTCGATACCTTCGCCAGCCGCGCGACATCGGCATTCGTAGGCCGCGCAGTCCTGTCCTCGACGCTCGACGCGTCACCCTCACGAGCGGCCATGGCCTCATGATGGCACGCCGTGCACCGTTCATGCCGTTCGCCATCCCCGTCGGCGGTGCTCGAAGAACTCCGCAGCGCGGCGGATCGAATTCTCCACCGGCTCGGGCTTCCAGCCGAGTTCGCGCTCGGCCTTGCCGTGGTCGAGCGGCGACATCAACTCGGCCATACGCAACCCGACTGTGGCGAATGGGAGATCGCGGTTCAACAGACGGGCGGCGAGGTCGTTGCCGCGGGCAGCGAAGTAGAGCAGTCCCAGGGGCAAGCCGATGCGCGGTGCGCGGGCTCCCACAGCAGCAGCGGCGATCTCGTGGACCTCGCGGCTGCTCATGTAGCGGTCGGAAATGATGTACCGCTCGCCGGGACTGCCATGGGTGCCCGCGAGGACCATCGCACGCGCGGCGTCCTCGATGCCGACCACCTCCGAGGAGAAGTCGAGATAGAACGGGAACCGCCCGGCGGCAACCCGGGCGATCACCGAACCGTGCGGTGTCGGCCCCCAGTCGCCGGGGCCATAGGTCGTGGAGATGCACATGGCCACTGCCGGAAGAGACTTCTCCCTGACGTAGCGCATCACGAGATCCTCAGCCGCGACTCTGGCCGCGATGTACGGACCGCCATCGTCCCAATTGTGCGGGTCGTCCTCGGTGACCGGGCGCTGGTTGCTGATGGCCAGCGTTCCGGCGGTACTTGTGAAGACGAATTTGTCCGGACCGGCCGCGACCGCGGCGTCCAGCACATGCCGTAAGCCTTCGACATTGGTGCGGAACAGGGGCGCCGGATCGCGTAACCACATCCGCGCGTCCACGACACAGTAGTAGACGACGTCACACCCCCTCATCGCCGAGCGCAGTGCGACGTCGTCGAAGACGTCACCGTAAACGCGTTCGACATCGAGGTCATCGATCCCCAACGTCGAACTGGAGGGGCGCAGCATCACCCGTACGTCCGCGCCATCTGCCGCCAACCGACGGGTGACGTGGCTGCCCAGGAAACCGCTGGCCCCGATGACCAGCTTCTTCGACTGTGTCATAGCCGCCGACATACCTACTTCAGCATGCTGCCCGCGTCGATCGGCAAAGGTACGCCGGTCACGTAGCGGGATTCGTCGGAGGCCAGGTAGAGCACCGCATTGCTGATGTCGCTCGGCTCCACCCACGGCACCGGCAGGGTGTGGAACATCTGGCAGATCGGCTCGAGATCCTTCGGGCCCGGATTCTCCAGGTCGGGGCGGAACAGCTTGAAAGTTCCCTCGTTCAAGAGCATGTCTGTGTTGACGTGCGTGGGATGCACCGAATTGACCCGGATCATATGCTGGCCCAACTCGACGGCGAAGGTTCGCATGAGGCCGACCACACCGTGCTTGGCCGCGACGTAGTGCCCGACCTGCGGGTACGCCTTGAGACCGCCGACCGAGCTGGTGAGGATGATCGAGCCGCCACGGCCAGCCGCGATCATATGCGGCACAGCAGCTTTCACGCTCTTCCACACCCCACCGAGGTTCACTCCGATCATGTCCTCCCAGAGGTCTTCCTCGAGATCGACCAGCTGACCACCTTGGTTGGCGAGGCCCGCGTTCGCGATGATGATGTCGAGTCGGCCCAGCTGCTCGACGCCACTATCCACCGCCGCCTTCAGCGCCGCGTAGTCACGCACGTCGACCTCGGCGGTGACGACGCGCCGGCCTTCGGCCTTGACGAGATCGGCCGTGGTCGCCAAGTCTTCCGGCGTCGGCATCGGAAAGGGCACCCTATCCAGCTGTTTGCAGACGTCGATGGCAATGATGTCGGCGCCCTCCTGCGCCAGCCGCACGGCGTGGCTGCGACCCTGGCCGCGCGCCGCGCCGGTGATGAATGCGACCTTTCCTTCGACCCGTCCGGTCATGATTACCTCTATTCGTTGTGTTGATTCGTCGGTCAAGATGTGAAGGCGGGCAACGTTTCCCAACCGCGGACGGTCGAGGTGGGCGACAACTTGGCGCTGGCCATGTCGACCTCCCACTCGGGGAACCGCGCCAAGATCTCCTCCAGCGCGATCCGCCCCTCCAACCGAGCCAGCGCCGACCCCATGCAGTAGTGCGTGCCCACGCTGAAGGTCAGGTGTTGGCGGGTGTCCCGATGGATGTCGAAAACATCGCCGTCCGCTGGGAATTGCCGGTGGTCGCGGTTCGCCGCCCCGATGAGCATCATCATGACGCTGCCCTCCGGAACCGTCCGGCCGTGCAGTTCGACATCCCGAGTCACATAACGCGCGACGTGTGGCGCGGGGGGCTCGAACCGGAGCAGTTCCTCGACCGCGTTCGGAATGAGCCGCGGGTTCTCGACCAGTTCACGCCGTTGGTCAGGATGTTCGGCGAGAACCTTGCCCGCCCAACCGATCAGCCTCGTCGTGGTCTCATTACCGGCACCGGCAACCACGTTCACGTAGATCAGCAATTCATCGCGGGTCAGTCGCCGCACGACTCCGTTCTCGTCCTCGAACTCCACGTTGAGCAGCTCGGTCATGATGTCGTCGGACGGGTGCTCGGCACGCCAATCGATATACGCGGAGAAGATTTCGCCGGTGGCAAGCCCCTCCGAGGCAGCCTTCATCGGCTGGCCTTCCTCCGTCCGCATCTGATCGTTCGCGAAGTCTCGGATCGCTTCCTGATCCTCCTCGGGAATGCCGAGCAGCATGCCGATCGTGCGCATCGGCATCTGCGCGCCGATATCGGCGATGAAATCCAGCCGACCGGTGCCGACCAATGGATCGAGGCTGCGGACACAGAATTGGCGAATCTTGTCCTCGAGTTCCCGGATCTTGCGCGGAGTGAACATGCGCGACAAGAGCTTTCGGTGAATGTCGTGGACCGGCGGATCCTCGAAGATCAGAATTCCCGGCGGCATCTCGATTCCGGCCTTGATCAGTTCGAGGATGGCTCCGCGGGCGGAACTATAGGTACCCGTATCGAGCAGTGCCGCATTCACATCGGCCCACCGGCTGATCGCGTAGAAGTCGTGCTGCTCGTTGTAATAGACAGGCAGCTCTTCGCGGAGCCGCTTGAACATCGGGTAGGGATCGGCATTGAGTTGGATATCGTAAGGGTCGTAGTAGATGTCGTTGATTGCACTGGTGGTCACGGAGATTCACCCCTCCTGCTCGAATTTCGATATGGCACTTTTTAGTTGGATGGCGGGGCGGACCGCTTTACGGCAGTTCGACCTTGCTCGTCAGCCAGCGACCGTCGACGCGGTCCATGGTCATCAAGATGCGGTTGCGATCGATGCGTGGCGTCGGGTTGGTCACGTTGGTGATTTCGGCGTCGACGAACAGCATGATCACGGCGTGGTCCTCGGCAGCGGACTGCACGCTCGCGGCGACGACATGTCCCTTGCTGACCGACTTGGCCTGCAACAGCATCGGTTTGAGCTGATCGGCCGACTTGCTGTACATGCTCTTGAATTCCCCGGTCGCCCCGTTCAGGACGGTCGCGAAATCGCTGTCGATATGCGAGGAGTCGATGCTGGTCAGGGCTACCGCATAGTCCTGAGCGGCCGCCAAAGCCGCCGCGCCCGCGGCTTGGCGATCGTTGCGGGTCTCGAGTTTCCAGCCGAACACCGCCGCGAGTATGACCGATACCACGACCAGCAGCATCAGGATCCCGGTCAGCGGGCGTGGCTGCAATCGGCGCCACGAGCGGCCGGATTTCCCGGTGCCCTCGGTGGCGTCCGCGACCGCGACCACGCCGTCCTCAACGACGGCGGCGTCGGCGTTTTCAGTTGCGTCCGCACCGGCGTCGGACGCTTCCGCGCCGACAGTCGATGGTGCCGAATCATCGTGACTCTCATCGGGATTCGTGGCTGACACCGGGTCGGACACCGCACTCGCGCCGTCGGCCGAGGCCGAGTCGTCGACCTTGTCCATTGCCATCACCGAGCTCTTGTTCATCCTTGTCTCCTGTTCACAATCGTCGTTCCCCCGATGCGCTATCTCCCTTGCACGAATGGGCCGCCGTACGTCGGTGGCACGGAGTACGGCCCGGTCGGTGTCGGGTCCGCGCGCTGCTGCGGATCCACGCCGGGTGGGATGGTGGCCGTGTTGTCGCCGGGCGGCCGGGGCGCGTTCGCCGCGCCACGTGGCATCAGCGACGGATCGGTATTCGTACACCGGGCGTGCAGGTAGGGTTCCGGGGAATCCGGAATGGTGCCTGGTAGGCGCGGCAGGTCGTAGTCGCACGCATACTTCGGGTAGACACTCGCAACGGCCCACACCCCGCCGTCGTGCAGGGCCGAGATGATGGCATCGAGCGTCGAGCCGGTGCGCTGCTGTGGGAAGAAGAATTCTTGCAGCGCCGGCACGTGTACGTAGGCCATCTGTGAGGTGGTGGCCAGGTTGCCCAGCAGCTGCACCATGGTCGGCGAGTTGTCGGCGATGATCTTGTCCACCGCGGTAAGCGCGGCCGGTGTGTTGTCGACCAGGGTCTGGTAACCGCCGGTCATCGATCCGACCCCGGCCATCGTCTGTGCCAGGTCGGCGGCGGTCGCCTCCAGCCCCGGAGCGGCGTCGCGCAGCGTGAAGAGCACTGACTTACTGTTGTGCAGCAGCGAAACCGTCTGCGGCAGAACCGAATCCAAGGTAGAGAGTAGGAACATACCGCCGTCGACGATGGCGGCCAGTTTCTCGGGTGCTGCCGAACTCGCGCCGAGTTCGCGCACTATCGCCTCGATCTGGGCCGGATCCAGCTGCGCCAGCGTTCCGCTCATGCTGGCGAGCATGGTGGCCAACGTGACCGGTGTGGACGTCCGCTCTTTGGCGACGACGTCGCCGTCGGCCAGATACGGCCCGTTCTCGGATGCGGGCAGGAAGTCCAGATATTGTTCGCCAGCCGCCGACAACGAGGCAACCCGAACCTCGCCGGTACGTGGGATCCGCACACCGGAGCGGAGGTCGGCAACGGCGACGACCTTCTCGCCGTCAACGCCCACCGACCGCACGCGGCCAACCCGGACGCCGCGCAGCGTGACGTCCTGACCGGGCAGCAGGCCGCCGGATTGGGCCAGTTCGACCCGTACCTGGTATTGCGACCGGAACGGATCGAGTTGCAGGGAGCCCAACAGCAGGTACCCGAGCCCGAGGACCAGAACGAGCAGTAGGCCGATGCACGAGGTCAGCAGGCGGTGGCGCGACATTTGCCGCACCGTGTACACCAGCGCCCGCGCGGGTGGTTCCAAAATTACGGCTGTTTTCATCGGCCTGGCTCGACTTTTTCTCGCAAGCGGTTGAGGGTGTATTCCAGCGACCCGATGAAGTTCACCCAATCGGACGCGTCCGGCATTCTGGCGCCGGAATCGGCCGGAGTATTCGGATCCGGCAACGCGCCGATCGCGAGCCGGGCGACATCGACATTCACGTGCGCCGACGACGCACTCGTCACTTTCATGATCAGCGGGATAAGCCCGATGAGTGCGTCGAGGTTTGCGTCGGGATTGTTTGCTGCGGTGTTCATGCCGTCGGCCAGCAGATTGACCGATTCCAGCAAGCTGCGGTCGTTCGTGCCGTTCACCGAGGGGTACCGGGCAATCTGCTGGGTGATCCGGTTCACCTGCCCGACCAGATCGATGATGCCGCGGGTGTTATCGCCGATGACCTGCAGAGCCGGTCCGGCCGCGGCGAGAACGTCGCTGACGTCGGCGCGCTGCGTCGCGATCGTCGCGCTCAGATCGCCGGTCGCCGCCAGGATTTCGCGGATCCGGTCGGACCGTGCCGAGAGGTTCTTCACCAATTCCCTGGTCTGCTCGATCATCTCGGCCAGGCGGTCACCGCGACCGCCGACGGCAGCGCCGAGGCTGTTGGCCAAGCTGGTGAAGTTCTCGATGGCACCACCGTTGACGAACAAGGCCGCTCTGGTGAGCACTTCCTCGATGGTCGCCGCAGCCGACGTCGACTTCAGCGGAATTCGCGCGCCGTCG
Protein-coding sequences here:
- a CDS encoding NAD-dependent epimerase/dehydratase family protein, which codes for MTQSKKLVIGASGFLGSHVTRRLAADGADVRVMLRPSSSTLGIDDLDVERVYGDVFDDVALRSAMRGCDVVYYCVVDARMWLRDPAPLFRTNVEGLRHVLDAAVAAGPDKFVFTSTAGTLAISNQRPVTEDDPHNWDDGGPYIAARVAAEDLVMRYVREKSLPAVAMCISTTYGPGDWGPTPHGSVIARVAAGRFPFYLDFSSEVVGIEDAARAMVLAGTHGSPGERYIISDRYMSSREVHEIAAAAVGARAPRIGLPLGLLYFAARGNDLAARLLNRDLPFATVGLRMAELMSPLDHGKAERELGWKPEPVENSIRRAAEFFEHRRRGWRTA
- a CDS encoding mycofactocin-coupled SDR family oxidoreductase, yielding MTGRVEGKVAFITGAARGQGRSHAVRLAQEGADIIAIDVCKQLDRVPFPMPTPEDLATTADLVKAEGRRVVTAEVDVRDYAALKAAVDSGVEQLGRLDIIIANAGLANQGGQLVDLEEDLWEDMIGVNLGGVWKSVKAAVPHMIAAGRGGSIILTSSVGGLKAYPQVGHYVAAKHGVVGLMRTFAVELGQHMIRVNSVHPTHVNTDMLLNEGTFKLFRPDLENPGPKDLEPICQMFHTLPVPWVEPSDISNAVLYLASDESRYVTGVPLPIDAGSMLK
- a CDS encoding cytochrome P450; this encodes MFKRLREELPVYYNEQHDFYAISRWADVNAALLDTGTYSSARGAILELIKAGIEMPPGILIFEDPPVHDIHRKLLSRMFTPRKIRELEDKIRQFCVRSLDPLVGTGRLDFIADIGAQMPMRTIGMLLGIPEEDQEAIRDFANDQMRTEEGQPMKAASEGLATGEIFSAYIDWRAEHPSDDIMTELLNVEFEDENGVVRRLTRDELLIYVNVVAGAGNETTTRLIGWAGKVLAEHPDQRRELVENPRLIPNAVEELLRFEPPAPHVARYVTRDVELHGRTVPEGSVMMMLIGAANRDHRQFPADGDVFDIHRDTRQHLTFSVGTHYCMGSALARLEGRIALEEILARFPEWEVDMASAKLSPTSTVRGWETLPAFTS
- a CDS encoding MlaD family protein, whose amino-acid sequence is MKTAVILEPPARALVYTVRQMSRHRLLTSCIGLLLVLVLGLGYLLLGSLQLDPFRSQYQVRVELAQSGGLLPGQDVTLRGVRVGRVRSVGVDGEKVVAVADLRSGVRIPRTGEVRVASLSAAGEQYLDFLPASENGPYLADGDVVAKERTSTPVTLATMLASMSGTLAQLDPAQIEAIVRELGASSAAPEKLAAIVDGGMFLLSTLDSVLPQTVSLLHNSKSVLFTLRDAAPGLEATAADLAQTMAGVGSMTGGYQTLVDNTPAALTAVDKIIADNSPTMVQLLGNLATTSQMAYVHVPALQEFFFPQQRTGSTLDAIISALHDGGVWAVASVYPKYACDYDLPRLPGTIPDSPEPYLHARCTNTDPSLMPRGAANAPRPPGDNTATIPPGVDPQQRADPTPTGPYSVPPTYGGPFVQGR
- a CDS encoding MlaD family protein, which translates into the protein MTKFGSRQRLLRMTAVVAVSAAACSATACSVTLDKLPLPAPGIGGDSYSLTATFANALNLPAKAKVRLNGADIGEVQSMQAANYTAVVVMRIKSDVRLPAGTTAELRSATPMGDVFVALTPPAEPDPAAPDLGDGARIPLKSTSAAATIEEVLTRAALFVNGGAIENFTSLANSLGAAVGGRGDRLAEMIEQTRELVKNLSARSDRIREILAATGDLSATIATQRADVSDVLAAAGPALQVIGDNTRGIIDLVGQVNRITQQIARYPSVNGTNDRSLLESVNLLADGMNTAANNPDANLDALIGLIPLIMKVTSASSAHVNVDVARLAIGALPDPNTPADSGARMPDASDWVNFIGSLEYTLNRLREKVEPGR